The following DNA comes from Deltaproteobacteria bacterium.
AGTCGGTTACCCATCTCTACGAACCCTTGCACCCGGCGATTTTGCGGTTGGTCAAAGAGGTGGTGCAAGCGGCCCACAATGCCGGAATCCGCGTGGCCATGTGCGGCGAGATGGCCGGAGAACCGCTCTACGTGCCCATTCTCCTGGGGCTGGAACTGGATGAACTGTCCATGAATGTTCTCTCCATCTTCCGGGTAAAGAAGATTCTTCGTTCTTACACCTACCGGGAGTGCAAAAGTTTGGTCAGCAATTCTCTTCATCTTTCTACTCCCGAGGAAATTGAAGATTTGGTGCGGGCCAATTTAAGGAAAAAATTCCCGGAAGAGTTTGGAGAAAATTTTAATTACAGATTGACACTCAATGAATATAAGGAGGGAGAGTAACGCACTATGGGAATGACGGACTTTCTTTTCACTTCCGAATCGGTCACCGAGGGCCATCCGGATAAAGTAGCCGATCAAATTTCGGATGCCATTTTAGACGCCATCATCGCCGAGGACCCAAAGGGCAGGGTCGCCTGTGAAACCTTGGTTACGACAGGGTTAGCCATGATCGCCGGCGAGATAACCACTTCCTGCTACGTGCATATGCCCGACATTGTCCGGCAGACCATCAAAGAAATTGGCTACAACGACTCGTCCATGGGGTTTGACTGGGAGACTTGCGCGGTGATAAGTTCCATCGACCGGCAATCGCCGGACATTGCCTTGGGGGTGGATGAGCGGCCGGATCATGAACAGGGCGCCGGGGATCAAGGCCTGATGATCGGGTATGCCTGCAATGAGACCCCGGAGATGATGCCCATGCCCATCCTCTTCGCCCACCGGCTGACCGCCCGGATGGCTGAGGTGCGCAAAAAGAATATTCTGGATTTTCTCCGGCCAGATGGAAAATCCCAGGTGACCATTCAATACGTCAACGGGAAAGCCATCCGGGCGGATGCAGTGGTTCTGGCCGCCCAACACACACCCGAAGTGAAATACTCTACCTTGCGGGAAGGTTTGATCGAAGAGGTCATCAAAAAAGTCATTCCGGGTGAATACTTGGACAAAAACACAAAATATTTTATCAATTCCACTGGGCGATTCGTAATCGGCGGGCCGAAATGTGATTGCGGAATGACAGGAAGAAAGATCATCGTAGATACGTATGGCGGATGGGGCAGTCACGGCGGGGGAGCCTTTTCGGGCAAGGATCCTTCCAAGGTGGACCGCAGCGGTTCCTATATGGCCCGGTATGTAGCCAAAAATATTGTCGCCGCAGGGTTGGCCGATAAAGTTGAGGTTCAAATCGCTTACGCCATCGGCGTGGCTGAACCTGTTTCGGTAATGATCGACACCAATGGAACCTGGAAGATTCCACCGGATGACATTGCCAAGCTTGTCCGGGAGCATTTTGACCTTCGGCCTGCTCCGATTATTCGTTACCTCAACTTATTACGCCCCATCTACAAGAAGACCGCCTGCTGCGGCCATTTCGGCCGCAACGACCCCGACTTCACCTGGGAACGGACCGACATGGCGGAGAAGCTCAGGAAAGCCGCTAAACTTTAAATAAATTTTGGACGCAGATTCACCCTGTTAGATAAGAAACATCTAACAGGGTAAACGCAGATCCACAGGGTTAAAATAAAAATTTAAAGGCGTAACGCCAAAGAATAAAAAAAGTTTTGGCTTTTATATTGAAACAGTATTTTTCTGCGTTGATCTGCGAAAATCTGCGTCCTATAAATGGGAGGAAAATGTGGACTACGACATCAAAGACCTAAGTTTGGCAGAGAAAGGCAAACTGAGGGTTGAGTGGGCGGTAAAATCCATGCCCGTTCTTCAACTCATCCAAAAGCAGTTTGCCAAGGAGAAACCTTTGAAGGGAATCCGCTTGGCAGCCTGCTTGCATGTAACGACTGAGACCGCGGCCTTAATGCAGACGTTGCAAGCGGGTGGAGCCGAGTTGAGGCTGTGTGCCTCCAATCCACTCAGTACCCAGGATGATGTGGCTGCTTTCCTGGCCAAAGATCTGGAAATCCCAGTCTTTGCCATAAAAAGAGAAGACAACCAGACCTATTATAAGCATATCTACTCCGTTTTGAACCTTAAACCGACGATAACCATGGATGATGGGGCTGACCTGGTATCCATTCTGCATTCCGAGAGGAAAGACCTTTTAACGGGAATAATCGGGGGCACGGAAGAGACCACAACGGGCGTCATCCGTCTGCGGGCCATGGCCGAGAAGGGGGTATTGCAGTACCCGATTATCGCCGTCAATGATGCCAACACCAAACATTTTTTCGACAACCGTTATGGCACCGGCCAGTCAACGATTGACGGGATCATTCGGGCGACCAATCGATTGCTGGCCGGAAGTGTCTTCGTTGTCTGTGGCTATGGGTGGTGTGGGAGAGGAGTAGCCATGCGTGCTCAGGGGATGGGTGCCAATTTGGTCATTACCGAGGTGGACCCGCTGAAGGCCTTAGAGGCCGTGATGGATGGATTCCGGGTCATGCCCATGTCTGAAGCTGCTCCCCTCGGGGATATTTTTTGCACCCTTACCGGCAATATTCAGGTCATCCGGGAAGAACATTTCCTCCAGATGAAAGATGGGGCCATTGTAGCCAACTCCGGACATTTCAACGTGGAGATTGACCTTACTGCTTTAGAACGCCTTTCCCAGGGAAAACGCCTCATCCGAGATTTCGTGGAGGAATTCAGCCTCAAGAACGGCAAGAAGATCTATCTTCTAGGCGAAGGGAGGCTGATTAATTTGGCCGCGGCTGAGGGCCATCCTCCCAGCGTCATGGATATGAGTTTCGCTAACCAGGCGCTATCTGCGGAATTTTTAGTGCAATCGCGGGGAACACTGCAGAAGAAAGTCCATGGTGTCCCCCAAGCCATTGATCAGGAAATTGCCCGGTTGAAACTGGAGTCAATGGGAATCCGGATCGATAGGATCACGGATTCGCAGAAGAAGTACCTCAGTTCCTGGGAGGTGGGAACATAAAAAACGCTATGCGCAGAGCGCTTAGCGCTAAGCGCTTTCAATGGCGGACGGAAAGGAAAAGATAAACTCCGACCAGCGCAAAAATGAAATTCCCCAGCCAAGCAGAGAGGAATGGCGGAATGGTTCCTGCCTTACCTAACTCCAGGCTGAGAGAGAAAGCGACCAGGTAAGCAAAACTGATCAGGATACTGAAACCTACTCCCAAAGCAACTCCGGCCCCCCGTTCTTTCCTTAAAGCGATGGGAATCCCCAGAAAGGCCATGATTACGCCGATGAAAGGATACGAAAAGATGGCGTGCATGGCGCAGCGGTATTTGGTGGAATTGTATCCCCCGTGCTCGATTTTGTGCACATATTCTTTTAGCTCGCGGTAGTTCATCTCGTCAGGATTTTTTTCGGCAATGCGGAAATCACTAGGGGTCTCCGGCAAAGTAAGGGTGAGTTCGGGATATTTTTTGCGGACAGGAAATCCCTCGGAAGCAAAATGGGTCACAGAAGCATCAGAGAAGATCCAACGGCCATCTTGCCAACGGGCACTGCGGGCATCGATCCTCTCAATGATGCGGAAGTTCTGATCGAAACGGTAAAAAGTGACACCTTCCAGGAAATCCTTTTCCGGATGGTAAAGCTGGATATTGTAGATGGCCTGGTGGCTGTGAATCCAGATCTGATTTTGCTTAAAAGCGGCCATCGGTTTCTTTTTGTGGATAATGAGATTCCGGAGCATGCGGACATTTTGATTGGCTGAAGGCACGATAAACTCGTTCATTCCCAAAAGGATGAAATAAAGAATGATTACTACCCCCAGGATGGAAAAAGTGATCCGCCGCAGGCTAATGCCCCCAGATTTCATGGCCAAGATCTCATTATGCCGGGACATGAGGCCAAGGGTAATAATGGAAGAAAGTAAAATCGAAGCCGGAGCCACTTGGAAGACAATGGAAGGAATTTTGTTCAAGAAATAAGCCCCCATCAACTCTACGGTGGCTTTGTTGTAGAGGAAGGCGTTAATTCGTTCAAAAAACTCAACAACCAGATAAATAGTACTGAAGGCTCCCAAACCCAAGAAAAAATTTTGGGTAAATTCCCTAGCCAAATAGCGGGGAATAATTTTCATTCTGAAGATCTCCTTCCGCGGGGTTCCGGGGCATCTCTCCAACCTTTGCGGAGTTTAACAATCCCTTTGTTGAGCCAGACTATCAGAAGAACAGGAGATTCATTGGCAGCCTTGATTAGCAGGTAAATGCCCAAACCAAGGAAAATAGCGTTGGGGAACCACATTCCAACTTCCAAAGGGATCGCCCCCCGTTCAGCCAGGGAGGTACCCGCGTTGGTCATAAGATAGTAGACGAAGAGAACCCCGATGGACCAGGCGAAACCAATGGATTTTCCTGCCCGGGCAGCCTGGGATTGCAGCCCCAGGGGAATACCGATGATGCTAAAAACCAGACAGGCAAAAGGGATAGAAAATTTTTCATGGATTTTGATCCATTGGGACTTGAAATCGGCTTTCTTGGACCGGAGGGTTTGAACGGCCTCGATCAATTCCCTTAAGGACATGTCAGCGGGATTTTTTTCTCCATCTTGTTTTCCCTTCAAACCGGTCTTTAAAGTAAGGCGGAGGTTGTAGGCACTGAAATCGATCTTTTGGTAGACTTCCGGGTGCCTGCCTAATTTGTGAATGGCCCCGTTCTTTAATTTCAAGGTAACCGTAAGCTGTTGCGGATCAGAGAGGATCTCCCCTTCACGAGCGATAATCGTGTTAACTTCGGAGGGATTGCGGGAGTCTGAAATAAAGACATTTTCCCATTTAAAGGTCTTAGGAATGATCCGCTCTATGTAGAGGACGAGCCCTTCAAAATCATCGTTAAATACTCGATCCCGAACACCGACGTGCGCCTTACTACTGGCTATCTGGAAGAGGAGGGAACGGGAATTATAATTGGCCCTGGGGAGGGAGTAGAGGGAAAGGACTGTTGTGGCCGCGTAGGCCAGGAAAGCGAGCATCAATACCGGAGGAGTCATTTGGTACAAGCTTACGCCGGAAGCTTTAAAGGCGGTGATCTCGTTATCCCCGGATAGGCGGTTAAAGGTCAGCAGCACCGATAACAGCGTGGCCATGGGAATAGTCAGGACGAGGAAAGAGGGCAGAAGGTAGTAGAGAAACCTCAAGATGTAGGACAAGGGAATGCCCTTATTGACGAATAGTTCGGTAAGTTGTCAAATCCTTCCGGTAAGCAGGACGAAAGTAAACCCAACCAGGCCGAGGGCAAAAGCGGGGAAAAGCTCTTTCAACAGGTAGCGGTAAAGGGTTACTTTCATAGAACGATATTAACTTAAAGCATAGGGTTTTGTAAATCACAACCTAATGTCCTGAGTCTAATATTTGTTGACAAAATCCCGTTCTCCAACGAGGCCTAAAGGATCGTAAAAAGAATATCTACCACAGCTAAAGGAATTTATGATGTCGATCCGCAAGATGCTTGAAGAGAGGGAAAAGAAATTTTTATCGCCCTTTGCCCAGCTTAGCTCCGAGAGTCGGGGAAGAAAGATCTTGGAGGATGAATGCAGCATCCGGCCCGCCTTCCAGCACGACCGCGACCGGATCATCCACTCCAAATCCTTCCGCCGCCTCAAGCATAAAACCCAGGTTTTTTTAACACCCACCGGCGACCATTATCGCACCCGCCTTACTCATACTCTGGAAGTCTCCCAGATAGCCCGCACCTTGGCCAAGGCCCTTGCTCTGAATGAAGACCTCACCGAAGCCATCGCCCTGGGACACGACCTTGGACACACTCCTTTTGGCCATGCCGGTGAAGAGATCCTTAACGAGATCTGCCCGGGAGGATTTCATCATGCGGCCCAGAGTTTAAGGGTGGTTGACTTCCTGGAAAAAGACGGGAAAGGCCTGAATTTAACTTTTGAGGTCCGCGACGGAATTCTTAAGCACTCCAAAGGCAAAGGGGATGTAATCCCGGAGGACCCGGAGGACGCACCATGCACATACGAGGGGAGACTGGTACGCATCGCGGATATCATTGCCTACATCAATCATGATATTGATGATGCCATGCGCGCCGAATTGATTTCTCCCCAGGATATCCCACGAGATTGCGTGGAGCGCCTGGGAGAATCCCACGGGCAGAGAATCGATTCCATGGTGCGGGACATCCTGGAGCAAGCCCAGGATTCCGATCCATTGAAGATCGGCTTGAGCGAGGGGGCAATGGAGGCTACGGTGAAACTCAGAAATTTCCTGTACGACCGAGTCTATAACCTGCCGGAGGTGCACGGGGATTTCATCAAGTCGGCCAAAATCATCCGGGAACTCCATGCCTATTTTTTAGAAAGGAAAGAAGAATTCCGGAAAGAAGCGGGGGAAGCGTTTGCCCATGAGCCGGTCGAGCGGGCCATTTTGGATTTCATCGCTGGAATGACGGATCGTTACGCCATCAAACTTTATGAAAAAATCTTCCTTCCTCAACCCTGGTTGATTATTTGAGAGTGATTTAGTCATTGAGTTATTAAGTCATTCGGTCAATGGGTCGTTACCTTTTGCCATGGCTCATATTACTTGACGGTTAGGGTTTTTTGTGGTAATTGCAGAAAAATATCAGGGGAGGGATTATGGCCAATGGAGAAAAAGAAGAAATTATCGAATTGACCGAGGTCGTGGAGGAATCCTCCAGCTCCGCGGAAACTCCACCTTCATTCGAGGACTATGAAGCAGAGGTCCGGGCTCTTCGAGAAGCGTTGAACGCCAGGGCTGAAAGGTGGCTGGCTACAGAGGGGGTACAGGTTTTAAATCAAGGGGTCCGGGAGATGATTCCCCGCATCGCCGAAGAAGGAATGGAAAAAGAAATCGAAAAGTTCAAAGCCGAGGTAGAAAAAATCAGGACGCTGCAAGAAGCTTTGAGCGCGAAAGTGGAACAATGGCTGGATTTAGAGGGGTTGCAGGTTCTGAACCAACGCGTGCGCGAAATGATTCCCCCTATTGCCAAGGAGGTATTGGAGAAGGAAACCGAAAGGCTGCAAGGAGAAGTGGAGGGAATCCGGGCCCAGAAAGAAGCGCTGAACACCAGGGCGGAAAGGTGGCTGGCTGCTGAGGGCTTGCAGGTTTTAGATCAAAGGGCCCGGGAGATGATCCCCCGGATCGCCGCGGAAGCCTTCGGGAAAGAGATTGAAAAGTTGCAAGCAGAGGTGGAAAAGATGCAGGCGCAGAAGGAAGCCCTGCAGATGAAAACCGAAGAGTGGATGGCCTCAGACGGAATCCGGGTATTAGAGCGGGTAGCCCGGGAGATGTTTCCCTTGATAGCTACAGAAGTATTGCGACAAGAAATCGAAAAACTAAAAGTGGATGCCGAGGAGAAGGTGTGAAAAAAGAGCAAGAAATAAAAACTTGGGAAAAAGTTTATAACCCCCAAAAAGTGGAAGAAAAATGGTATCAGTTCTGGGAGGACAAGAATCTTTTCCGGGCAGATGAAGGGTCCGTCCGTCCTCCTTTTTGCATCGTCATTCCCCCTCCCAACGTAACCGGTTCTTTACATATGGGCCACGCCCTGAACAATACCCTCCAGGATGTTTTGGCCCGATACAAGCGCATGGATGGCTTCAACGTGCTTTGGCTTCCGGGAACGGACCACGCGGGAATTGCAACGCAAAATGTGGTGGAAAAACAGTTGGCCGAAGAAGGAACCAACCGGCATAAATTGGGCCGGGAAGCATTCGTCGA
Coding sequences within:
- the lptG gene encoding LPS export ABC transporter permease LptG, which codes for MKIIPRYLAREFTQNFFLGLGAFSTIYLVVEFFERINAFLYNKATVELMGAYFLNKIPSIVFQVAPASILLSSIITLGLMSRHNEILAMKSGGISLRRITFSILGVVIILYFILLGMNEFIVPSANQNVRMLRNLIIHKKKPMAAFKQNQIWIHSHQAIYNIQLYHPEKDFLEGVTFYRFDQNFRIIERIDARSARWQDGRWIFSDASVTHFASEGFPVRKKYPELTLTLPETPSDFRIAEKNPDEMNYRELKEYVHKIEHGGYNSTKYRCAMHAIFSYPFIGVIMAFLGIPIALRKERGAGVALGVGFSILISFAYLVAFSLSLELGKAGTIPPFLSAWLGNFIFALVGVYLFLSVRH
- the metK gene encoding methionine adenosyltransferase, coding for MGMTDFLFTSESVTEGHPDKVADQISDAILDAIIAEDPKGRVACETLVTTGLAMIAGEITTSCYVHMPDIVRQTIKEIGYNDSSMGFDWETCAVISSIDRQSPDIALGVDERPDHEQGAGDQGLMIGYACNETPEMMPMPILFAHRLTARMAEVRKKNILDFLRPDGKSQVTIQYVNGKAIRADAVVLAAQHTPEVKYSTLREGLIEEVIKKVIPGEYLDKNTKYFINSTGRFVIGGPKCDCGMTGRKIIVDTYGGWGSHGGGAFSGKDPSKVDRSGSYMARYVAKNIVAAGLADKVEVQIAYAIGVAEPVSVMIDTNGTWKIPPDDIAKLVREHFDLRPAPIIRYLNLLRPIYKKTACCGHFGRNDPDFTWERTDMAEKLRKAAKL
- a CDS encoding deoxyguanosinetriphosphate triphosphohydrolase, producing MMSIRKMLEEREKKFLSPFAQLSSESRGRKILEDECSIRPAFQHDRDRIIHSKSFRRLKHKTQVFLTPTGDHYRTRLTHTLEVSQIARTLAKALALNEDLTEAIALGHDLGHTPFGHAGEEILNEICPGGFHHAAQSLRVVDFLEKDGKGLNLTFEVRDGILKHSKGKGDVIPEDPEDAPCTYEGRLVRIADIIAYINHDIDDAMRAELISPQDIPRDCVERLGESHGQRIDSMVRDILEQAQDSDPLKIGLSEGAMEATVKLRNFLYDRVYNLPEVHGDFIKSAKIIRELHAYFLERKEEFRKEAGEAFAHEPVERAILDFIAGMTDRYAIKLYEKIFLPQPWLII
- the ahcY gene encoding adenosylhomocysteinase → MDYDIKDLSLAEKGKLRVEWAVKSMPVLQLIQKQFAKEKPLKGIRLAACLHVTTETAALMQTLQAGGAELRLCASNPLSTQDDVAAFLAKDLEIPVFAIKREDNQTYYKHIYSVLNLKPTITMDDGADLVSILHSERKDLLTGIIGGTEETTTGVIRLRAMAEKGVLQYPIIAVNDANTKHFFDNRYGTGQSTIDGIIRATNRLLAGSVFVVCGYGWCGRGVAMRAQGMGANLVITEVDPLKALEAVMDGFRVMPMSEAAPLGDIFCTLTGNIQVIREEHFLQMKDGAIVANSGHFNVEIDLTALERLSQGKRLIRDFVEEFSLKNGKKIYLLGEGRLINLAAAEGHPPSVMDMSFANQALSAEFLVQSRGTLQKKVHGVPQAIDQEIARLKLESMGIRIDRITDSQKKYLSSWEVGT